The following are from one region of the Marinomonas sp. CT5 genome:
- a CDS encoding glycosyltransferase, translating into MHLLVIGYVWPEPNSSAAGSRMMQLLNCFHKQNWTLSFASPAQQTEHMADLSKLNIEAEHIELNNASFDHYISEKKPDIVIFDRFMMEEQFGWRVEKFSPESLRVLNTEDLHSLRQARHNALKQNKDFVIEDLYSEQGIREIAAIHRCDLTLMISEVETKLLTDEFHVPETHVFYLPFMLPEPKNTDALLNFEKRQHFISIGNFRHAPNWDAVLQLKNEIWPNIRKRLPKAEMHIYGAYPPPKATQLNNPKEGFLVKGWAEDAHAVMQQARICLAPLRFGAGIKGKLVEAMQMGTPSITTNIGAESMHGELPWNGVITDDMETFADAAVSLYEDKESWLLMQQNGNRILQDRYQAEEWEPKLINRLTLQVKIKESLRKKHFLGLMLRHHSLKSTQYMSQWIELKNKD; encoded by the coding sequence TGCACCTACTTGTCATCGGCTACGTCTGGCCAGAACCTAACTCCTCTGCTGCTGGCAGCAGAATGATGCAATTACTCAATTGCTTTCATAAACAGAACTGGACGCTCTCATTTGCCAGCCCGGCTCAGCAAACAGAACATATGGCAGACCTTTCAAAGTTAAACATTGAGGCGGAACATATCGAGCTAAACAATGCATCATTCGATCATTACATCTCAGAGAAAAAACCAGACATCGTCATATTCGATCGCTTCATGATGGAAGAGCAATTTGGTTGGAGAGTGGAAAAATTCAGCCCTGAATCATTACGTGTGCTGAATACTGAAGACCTGCATTCGCTAAGACAAGCCAGACACAACGCATTAAAACAAAATAAGGACTTTGTAATAGAAGACCTTTATAGCGAACAGGGCATTCGCGAAATCGCCGCGATTCATCGCTGCGATTTAACATTGATGATTTCTGAAGTAGAGACAAAATTACTTACCGACGAATTTCATGTACCAGAAACGCATGTTTTTTACCTACCATTTATGTTACCAGAACCGAAAAACACTGACGCCTTACTCAATTTTGAAAAACGACAACACTTTATTAGTATCGGCAACTTTCGCCACGCCCCAAACTGGGATGCTGTTCTGCAATTAAAAAATGAAATTTGGCCAAACATTCGCAAACGTCTCCCCAAAGCAGAAATGCATATTTATGGCGCTTACCCACCACCCAAGGCCACGCAACTTAACAACCCTAAAGAAGGCTTTTTAGTAAAAGGCTGGGCTGAAGACGCTCACGCCGTTATGCAACAAGCCAGAATCTGTTTAGCACCATTACGTTTTGGCGCTGGCATTAAAGGTAAATTAGTGGAAGCGATGCAAATGGGAACACCAAGTATCACCACGAACATTGGCGCGGAGTCCATGCACGGCGAACTGCCATGGAATGGTGTGATTACAGATGATATGGAAACCTTTGCCGATGCGGCAGTATCACTCTATGAAGACAAAGAGAGCTGGTTGCTGATGCAACAAAATGGCAATAGAATTTTGCAGGATCGCTATCAAGCAGAAGAATGGGAACCCAAGTTGATTAACAGGTTGACGCTTCAGGTTAAGATAAAAGAAAGCCTGCGAAAAAAGCATTTCTTAGGCTTGATGTTACGCCATCACAGTTTAAAAAGTACGCAATACATGTCGCAATGGATTGAGCTTAAGAATAAAGATTAA
- a CDS encoding DUF1289 domain-containing protein, translated as MSVDSKMTKPKPQIKSPCVNICLLNDDDVCVGCYRTGKEISQWGSMNKASQQAVMKKVREREAKSHFVSG; from the coding sequence ATGAGTGTTGATTCAAAAATGACCAAACCCAAACCTCAGATAAAATCCCCTTGTGTCAATATTTGTCTGCTTAATGATGACGATGTGTGTGTCGGTTGCTACCGAACCGGTAAAGAAATCAGCCAGTGGGGGAGTATGAACAAGGCTTCTCAGCAAGCGGTAATGAAAAAGGTTCGTGAAAGGGAAGCCAAAAGCCATTTTGTTTCTGGCTAA
- a CDS encoding YebC/PmpR family DNA-binding transcriptional regulator, which yields MGRAFQNRKESMAKTSDQKAKVYSKYGREIYVCAKSGGIDPNGNLALRSLIDRAKKDQVPTHVIDKAIDKAKGGGGEDFDTARYEGFGPGNTMVIVDCLSDNPNRTFGDVRTCFNKVKCKIGSQGSVSHMFDHSAIFVFAGTDEEAVLEALMMADVDVTDIELEDGKVTVFAPHTDYNKAKTALTDAFGEIDFDVDEIQFVAQNMTEIQGEEVEQFERFLDLLNDLDDVQRVYHNAEY from the coding sequence ATGGGCAGAGCCTTTCAAAACCGCAAAGAGTCCATGGCAAAAACGTCTGATCAAAAAGCCAAGGTTTACAGTAAGTACGGCCGTGAGATTTATGTTTGCGCGAAATCCGGTGGTATTGATCCTAATGGTAATTTGGCACTACGTTCTCTGATTGACCGAGCTAAAAAAGATCAGGTGCCAACTCACGTTATCGACAAAGCGATTGATAAGGCGAAAGGTGGCGGTGGAGAAGACTTTGATACAGCTCGTTATGAAGGTTTTGGTCCAGGTAATACTATGGTTATCGTGGATTGCTTGTCTGATAATCCAAACCGTACCTTTGGTGACGTACGCACTTGCTTCAACAAAGTAAAATGTAAGATCGGTAGTCAGGGCAGTGTGAGCCACATGTTTGACCACAGTGCTATTTTTGTTTTTGCAGGTACTGATGAGGAAGCAGTATTAGAAGCTTTGATGATGGCGGATGTTGATGTCACTGATATTGAGCTGGAAGATGGGAAAGTGACCGTTTTTGCACCACATACTGATTATAATAAGGCTAAAACAGCATTGACGGATGCGTTTGGTGAAATTGACTTTGATGTTGATGAAATTCAGTTTGTTGCACAAAATATGACTGAAATTCAAGGTGAAGAAGTGGAACAATTTGAGCGCTTCTTGGATCTATTGAATGACTTAGATGATGTTCAGCGCGTTTACCATAACGCCGAATATTAG
- a CDS encoding PLP-dependent aminotransferase family protein, whose translation MDISHLLTSHSKSMEASLVRELLHYSQQPDVLSLAGGLPDENLMPAYPDLKQLKDSRQYGPSEGEKDLRECIVSIVAERGLDISTDNVLITSGSQQGLDIISRLVLDETSTILTEQPTYLAACQVFKLQGANVQDVLSDADGMSVSALRDAIEKYHPKAVYLIPNFQNPAGHCYSAKRRREIAALLDEKNILLIEDDPYRDLCYDNVDLTPISTLIKQAPWLYMGSFSKVLWPGLRTGYIVSCVDFFPYLVKVKQAVDLHTNRLGQSMITQFFQSGQYPDHVIKLQKAYKEKRDVMAEALSKELGGLVEYSLPAGGMFFWVRLPAGVSSQLVLTEALKDKVLVLPGIPFFPCKSPLEDSFLRLSFARVSPAQIQQATVVLAKVIRQLIP comes from the coding sequence ATGGATATTTCTCATTTATTGACTTCGCACTCAAAAAGTATGGAAGCTTCTTTGGTGCGGGAGTTACTGCATTATAGCCAACAGCCAGACGTTCTGTCCTTAGCTGGTGGTTTGCCAGATGAAAACCTGATGCCAGCTTATCCAGATTTGAAGCAACTAAAGGACAGTCGTCAATATGGCCCAAGTGAGGGTGAAAAAGATCTGCGAGAATGCATTGTGTCTATTGTTGCGGAGCGAGGTCTGGACATCTCTACTGATAACGTATTAATCACCAGCGGCTCGCAACAAGGTTTGGATATTATCAGCCGTTTAGTTTTAGACGAGACCTCGACCATTCTAACGGAACAGCCAACTTATCTGGCTGCGTGTCAGGTGTTTAAGCTGCAAGGTGCGAATGTTCAGGATGTCTTATCTGATGCTGACGGTATGTCCGTTTCCGCCTTGCGTGATGCGATCGAAAAATACCATCCGAAAGCGGTTTATTTGATTCCTAATTTTCAGAATCCGGCAGGGCATTGCTATAGTGCGAAACGTCGACGAGAGATTGCGGCTTTGCTTGATGAGAAAAATATACTACTCATTGAAGATGACCCATATCGTGATCTTTGTTATGACAATGTTGATCTGACACCGATTTCAACGTTAATAAAACAAGCGCCTTGGTTGTATATGGGAAGCTTTTCTAAGGTGTTGTGGCCAGGGTTAAGGACAGGGTATATCGTTTCCTGTGTAGATTTTTTTCCCTATCTAGTTAAAGTAAAACAAGCGGTTGATCTTCACACTAATCGTCTTGGACAAAGTATGATTACTCAGTTTTTTCAGTCTGGGCAATATCCCGATCACGTTATCAAGTTACAAAAAGCCTATAAAGAGAAGAGAGATGTGATGGCTGAGGCTTTAAGTAAAGAACTCGGTGGGCTGGTTGAATATTCGTTACCCGCTGGCGGTATGTTTTTCTGGGTAAGACTTCCAGCTGGTGTTTCGTCGCAGCTTGTGTTGACAGAAGCTTTGAAGGATAAAGTGCTCGTTCTTCCTGGAATACCTTTTTTTCCTTGTAAGAGTCCTCTTGAAGACTCATTTCTACGGTTGAGTTTTGCGCGTGTTTCACCTGCACAAATCCAGCAGGCAACTGTTGTGCTGGCTAAAGTAATTCGACAGCTTATCCCGTAA
- a CDS encoding acyltransferase, which produces MPILSVVKGSFSFFLIVLNTLFCFVPVMVLALIKCFLPIASVRAIVNLVLDNIATFWIGVNNFNQRYLGRTSISVSGMNDFVSKDWYMVIANHQSWVDILILQRLFNRRIPFIKFFLKRELIWVPFIGLAWWALEFPFMKRYSSAVLKKRPELKGKDIEVTKKACEKFQYFPVSIMNFLEGTRFTRQKYDQQSSQYTHLLMPKAGGLSFALNAMDGKLHKLIDITIVYPEGVPTFFEYLCGRVAHIKVHINVMPIDDSLLGDYQNDAEYRAYFQQWVNTLWQQKDQEIERLLKEEFECF; this is translated from the coding sequence ATGCCTATTTTGTCTGTTGTAAAAGGTAGTTTTTCGTTCTTTTTGATCGTTTTAAATACCTTATTTTGCTTTGTTCCAGTAATGGTGTTGGCTTTGATTAAGTGCTTTCTTCCTATTGCGTCTGTGCGAGCGATTGTGAATTTGGTATTGGATAATATCGCAACATTTTGGATAGGGGTGAATAATTTTAATCAGCGTTATTTAGGCAGAACATCGATTTCGGTATCTGGAATGAATGATTTTGTCTCAAAAGATTGGTATATGGTGATAGCGAATCACCAATCATGGGTGGATATTCTCATTCTTCAGCGTTTGTTTAATAGGCGTATTCCTTTTATAAAGTTTTTTTTAAAGCGTGAACTTATTTGGGTGCCTTTTATTGGTTTAGCTTGGTGGGCTTTAGAGTTTCCTTTTATGAAACGCTATAGCTCTGCAGTTCTTAAAAAACGCCCCGAATTGAAAGGAAAAGATATTGAGGTTACGAAGAAGGCTTGTGAAAAATTTCAATACTTTCCTGTATCCATTATGAATTTTTTGGAAGGCACTCGCTTCACTCGGCAAAAGTACGATCAGCAATCTAGTCAGTATACACATCTTCTTATGCCAAAGGCTGGTGGTTTGTCTTTTGCGTTAAATGCGATGGATGGCAAGCTGCATAAATTAATCGATATCACTATTGTTTATCCGGAAGGAGTTCCAACCTTTTTTGAGTACCTTTGTGGAAGAGTGGCCCACATTAAGGTACATATAAACGTTATGCCGATAGACGATTCTCTGCTTGGTGATTATCAAAATGATGCTGAATATAGAGCCTACTTTCAGCAATGGGTTAACACACTTTGGCAGCAAAAAGATCAAGAAATTGAGCGTCTTTTAAAAGAAGAGTTTGAGTGTTTTTAA
- a CDS encoding ATP-binding protein — translation MSTNKGLKIRHKLFAVFVLSNILLIVSMWQVFQWSFDRGFVSYATERDRDFLEQMANRTANLYIYYDDWYFLVQESRMENEWHKAKIENLRDLVPPPSTPNLDLIYPSQYYRQRFLLFDAKQKPIIGKTRFTDAETHAVVVNKKVVGYVGLRSIRELVQDQTLRFVRQQGEAFLLISAFMLAIAALLTWPLAQWLSRPISSMQKATKKLAAGKYDTRITVKGSDELAGLSCDFNNLACTLEQTREARKRWVADTAHELRTPVAILRGEIEAMQDGIIKVSPESLASLQQETLHIARLIDDLNQLSMHDMGNLSYQMEDVSLNDIIEQTVQSLTLPFNEAGLELEFEYSQKNPIVMNGDSDRLHQLFANLMNNSLKYTNAPGKLTVKLLKKNKKAIVLFEDTAPGVTDDDKNRIFEQFFRVENSRNRATGGRGLGLAICASIVDGHQGTISAYHSPDGGLGIKIEFPLNYSR, via the coding sequence ATGAGCACAAACAAAGGGCTAAAAATTCGACATAAACTGTTTGCTGTTTTTGTCTTAAGTAACATTTTGCTCATTGTTTCTATGTGGCAAGTATTTCAGTGGAGTTTTGACCGAGGGTTTGTGTCTTATGCCACAGAACGAGATCGTGACTTTTTAGAGCAAATGGCTAACCGAACCGCCAACCTTTATATTTATTATGACGACTGGTATTTTTTGGTCCAAGAAAGCCGTATGGAAAATGAATGGCACAAAGCCAAGATAGAGAACCTGCGAGATCTTGTACCACCACCTAGCACTCCCAACTTAGACTTAATCTATCCATCTCAATACTATCGCCAGCGCTTTTTATTATTTGATGCGAAACAAAAACCAATTATCGGTAAAACGCGCTTCACAGATGCAGAAACTCATGCCGTAGTGGTAAATAAAAAAGTAGTTGGCTATGTGGGTCTACGCTCTATTAGAGAGCTTGTCCAGGACCAAACACTTCGCTTTGTCCGTCAACAGGGTGAAGCTTTTTTACTCATTTCTGCCTTTATGCTGGCAATAGCCGCGCTATTAACATGGCCATTAGCCCAATGGTTAAGCCGCCCTATTAGTTCAATGCAAAAGGCCACCAAAAAACTCGCGGCCGGAAAATACGACACAAGAATAACGGTAAAAGGTTCAGACGAATTAGCTGGATTAAGCTGTGACTTTAATAACCTAGCTTGCACATTGGAACAAACAAGAGAAGCACGTAAACGTTGGGTAGCCGATACCGCTCACGAATTAAGAACACCAGTAGCAATTCTTAGAGGTGAAATTGAAGCGATGCAAGATGGCATTATAAAAGTCTCACCTGAAAGTCTTGCGTCACTGCAACAGGAAACACTACATATCGCACGTCTCATTGATGACTTAAACCAGTTATCCATGCATGATATGGGTAACTTAAGCTATCAAATGGAAGATGTCTCATTAAACGATATTATTGAACAAACAGTTCAATCATTAACTCTTCCCTTTAACGAAGCCGGATTAGAATTAGAGTTTGAATATTCTCAGAAAAACCCTATTGTTATGAATGGTGATTCAGACCGACTGCATCAACTCTTTGCAAATCTGATGAATAACTCATTGAAATACACCAATGCTCCAGGAAAGCTAACCGTTAAGCTTTTGAAGAAGAATAAAAAAGCCATTGTGCTTTTTGAAGACACTGCACCTGGCGTAACAGATGATGATAAAAATAGAATTTTTGAGCAGTTTTTCCGTGTCGAAAACTCAAGAAATAGAGCAACTGGCGGAAGAGGTTTAGGCCTCGCGATTTGCGCCAGTATAGTGGATGGACATCAAGGCACAATCAGTGCTTATCACTCACCTGATGGTGGCTTAGGTATAAAAATAGAATTCCCTTTAAACTACTCTCGTTAA
- a CDS encoding response regulator, whose translation MSKVLIIEDEPKLAELMGAYLDQAGYEHHHLDRGDIAVDYIKNNQVDIILLDLMLPGLDGVEICKQVRQFSGVPIIMVTAKAEEIDRLIGLEMGADDYVCKPFSPREIVARVKANLRRIELDQAESPRTDGFDLDVDRLRATYKGELIDLTTVEFQLLQLLIKEPGRVFGRDLIMKSIYADSRVVSDRTIDSHIKKLRKKISAVAPELNVIHSVYGAGYRFENNDQ comes from the coding sequence ATGAGCAAAGTACTGATTATTGAAGACGAACCAAAATTAGCAGAATTAATGGGTGCTTACCTAGATCAAGCAGGTTACGAGCATCATCACTTAGACCGCGGCGATATTGCTGTCGACTACATCAAAAACAATCAAGTTGATATTATTTTATTAGATTTGATGCTACCGGGTTTAGACGGTGTTGAAATTTGTAAACAAGTTCGTCAATTCAGCGGTGTTCCTATTATTATGGTGACAGCCAAGGCAGAAGAAATTGATCGCCTAATAGGTCTAGAAATGGGAGCAGATGATTATGTTTGTAAACCATTTAGTCCTCGTGAAATCGTTGCACGGGTAAAAGCAAATTTACGTCGAATTGAGCTTGACCAAGCTGAATCTCCTCGCACGGATGGTTTTGACCTAGATGTTGACCGTCTTCGTGCCACTTACAAAGGCGAGCTGATTGACCTAACAACGGTTGAGTTCCAGTTACTCCAATTGCTTATCAAAGAGCCTGGCCGCGTATTTGGCCGTGACCTTATTATGAAAAGCATCTACGCTGACAGCCGTGTCGTGAGTGATCGAACCATTGATAGCCACATTAAGAAACTGCGTAAAAAGATTTCTGCGGTTGCCCCTGAATTGAACGTTATTCATTCTGTTTACGGTGCAGGTTATCGCTTCGAGAATAATGATCAATAA
- a CDS encoding AEC family transporter, with amino-acid sequence MNNFLEVLVFSFSITMPIFMILVLGILLYRIRLINDNFIDVASKLVFNVTLPALLFINISKTDLNSDTDLSLVIYAMVAVVISYVALEMIMSFWVTDKAERAVLVQAAFRSNMGIIGLAYCVNAYGNDVFSVASAYLGGVTILFNVLSVVGLSRALGGKSGIKVIVKGIAKNPLIIAIVAAFATAITGLSLPTTLYKAGDYFAQMTLPLALLCAGASLSFKSLKEGILGALLASVGKLIFIPFALTLGGYLLGYRGMELGVLFLMSSAPTASASYIMVRAMNGNATLAANIIVITTIASLITTSIGVTLLRGLNLI; translated from the coding sequence TTGAACAACTTTTTAGAGGTTTTGGTATTTTCTTTTTCAATCACCATGCCAATTTTTATGATCTTGGTGCTTGGAATCCTCTTATACCGAATACGGCTCATCAATGATAACTTCATTGATGTAGCGTCTAAACTGGTGTTCAACGTAACACTTCCCGCCCTACTCTTTATTAATATCTCAAAAACAGACCTCAATAGTGATACTGATCTATCCTTGGTGATCTATGCAATGGTCGCCGTTGTCATCAGTTATGTGGCTCTTGAAATGATCATGTCTTTTTGGGTCACAGACAAAGCGGAACGTGCGGTATTAGTACAAGCCGCTTTCCGTTCCAATATGGGCATTATCGGCCTAGCCTACTGCGTAAATGCTTATGGTAATGACGTATTTTCTGTTGCTTCTGCTTATCTGGGCGGTGTCACCATATTATTTAACGTTTTATCTGTTGTTGGCTTGAGTCGTGCTTTGGGAGGAAAAAGTGGTATCAAAGTGATTGTGAAGGGGATCGCTAAAAATCCGCTGATCATTGCCATAGTAGCGGCTTTTGCGACAGCCATAACTGGCTTAAGCTTACCAACAACACTCTATAAGGCTGGTGATTACTTTGCACAAATGACACTACCATTAGCTTTATTGTGCGCCGGTGCTTCCTTAAGCTTTAAATCTTTGAAAGAAGGAATTTTAGGCGCCCTCTTAGCATCTGTCGGCAAATTGATTTTCATACCTTTTGCATTAACCCTTGGTGGTTATTTACTAGGATATCGGGGAATGGAACTCGGCGTTTTGTTTCTTATGTCATCAGCCCCTACCGCTTCGGCAAGCTATATTATGGTTCGAGCCATGAATGGCAACGCCACCTTAGCCGCCAATATCATCGTGATTACTACCATCGCATCCTTGATTACAACAAGCATCGGCGTTACTTTGTTACGAGGTCTTAATCTGATTTGA
- a CDS encoding ATP-binding protein yields the protein MISQFRKHRLFFLSLGCAVLTLLFFGINAISYQALIIDKHSEGQDKLLNFVIELRNELKNYHILPYALADNPTLLAFMNNPKNKKLTRQLQRQLEDLTHVSKTQDWFILSAKGDLLVSSEQSPNFDLDEYFDKQDLSKVLKEQQGEYILVSGYNTQHHKSAHLVLAPVYTKKGLAGAIAVRINVSHLIERWNLLEDLVVITDQNNLIFLASKLNRLLVKDWLNNYNDIQFLNNTRSKIYHLNDGNYLLQNVTLDDLKWQIHYLSSLKSIEKKARNIAFICLGIFALIFLFWLYRRERALKIASKLENEILVAKSAQRQRVLIENTHVGLLQLTKEGEISFVNPMGLRYFGQTAELNNHFLHEFLPDCPENHTALSFIKALQNQLSNVNDRTNNLLEQEVLLQKDNGHTFPALLSVSSLEWSDNQGYLVTLIDISKRKRAELNLLEANTRLEERVLERTKALELAQKELLRTEKLAAIGQMSTAIAHELNQPLTGIRTLAYTAELLLKRQDSEQALKTLLDLETLVVRMQSLTSELKVLAYRRPEQLAPTSIKHSLDKAIESLGDDIQSVQWEIKLNNLDTVIAEPTRLERIFSNLISNSVQACAEFSIAPCIKISLQEDNKQIIISYQDNGPGIEKEKLLHIFEPFFTTKPIGKGLGLGLAISANLAKDMNGTLNASHNSDSQLIFHLTLLKA from the coding sequence TTGATTTCCCAATTCCGCAAACACCGTCTTTTCTTCCTATCATTGGGCTGTGCCGTACTCACTTTACTTTTTTTTGGCATTAATGCCATCTCTTATCAGGCTCTAATCATAGACAAACACTCTGAAGGCCAAGATAAACTGCTAAACTTTGTCATCGAGCTACGTAATGAATTAAAAAACTATCACATCTTGCCTTACGCTTTGGCAGATAATCCAACGCTATTAGCCTTTATGAACAACCCTAAAAACAAAAAGCTAACGCGACAACTACAAAGGCAACTGGAAGACCTAACACACGTATCAAAAACCCAAGACTGGTTTATCTTATCAGCAAAAGGTGACTTACTCGTTTCAAGTGAACAGTCACCCAATTTTGACTTAGATGAGTATTTTGATAAACAAGATCTAAGCAAAGTATTAAAAGAGCAACAAGGCGAATACATTTTAGTGTCTGGCTATAACACACAGCATCATAAATCCGCTCACCTAGTACTTGCTCCTGTATATACAAAAAAAGGGCTAGCAGGTGCTATCGCTGTTCGAATCAATGTTAGTCATTTGATTGAGCGCTGGAATCTTTTGGAAGATTTAGTGGTAATAACCGATCAAAACAACCTTATTTTTTTAGCCAGTAAATTAAACCGATTATTAGTTAAAGATTGGCTTAATAACTATAATGACATTCAATTTTTAAATAATACCCGCTCTAAAATCTACCATCTAAATGATGGCAACTATCTTTTGCAAAATGTCACACTAGATGACCTAAAATGGCAAATCCATTATTTATCAAGCTTAAAAAGCATTGAAAAGAAAGCCCGCAATATCGCTTTTATCTGTCTCGGTATATTCGCATTAATTTTTCTTTTTTGGCTCTATAGACGTGAACGAGCCTTAAAAATCGCATCAAAACTGGAAAACGAAATCCTTGTTGCCAAAAGTGCACAGCGTCAGCGTGTACTAATAGAAAATACCCACGTGGGGCTTCTTCAGCTAACCAAAGAAGGAGAAATTTCTTTTGTTAATCCCATGGGACTACGCTATTTTGGTCAAACAGCAGAACTAAACAACCATTTCCTCCATGAATTTTTACCTGATTGCCCAGAAAATCACACCGCACTCTCCTTTATAAAAGCGCTACAAAATCAGCTCTCAAATGTAAATGATCGAACCAATAATTTATTGGAACAAGAAGTATTGCTACAGAAAGATAATGGGCACACCTTTCCTGCTCTACTGTCTGTGTCTTCCTTAGAGTGGAGTGATAATCAAGGCTATCTCGTTACGTTAATCGATATAAGCAAACGAAAACGAGCCGAGCTCAATCTATTAGAAGCGAATACTCGCCTTGAAGAGCGAGTATTAGAGCGGACAAAAGCCCTAGAACTGGCACAAAAAGAACTATTAAGAACAGAAAAACTGGCGGCAATAGGACAAATGTCAACCGCCATTGCTCATGAATTAAATCAACCGTTAACAGGCATAAGAACCTTAGCTTATACCGCTGAACTTTTACTTAAACGACAGGATTCAGAACAGGCCCTCAAAACACTTCTAGACCTAGAAACACTAGTCGTTAGGATGCAAAGTCTTACTAGTGAATTAAAAGTACTCGCTTACCGAAGACCTGAACAATTAGCTCCCACTTCTATAAAACATTCATTAGACAAAGCAATCGAAAGCCTTGGTGACGATATTCAGTCCGTCCAATGGGAAATCAAATTAAATAATTTAGATACAGTTATCGCAGAACCAACTCGCTTAGAAAGAATTTTTTCGAATCTTATCAGCAACTCTGTACAAGCTTGTGCGGAATTTAGCATCGCACCCTGTATTAAAATCTCTCTTCAAGAAGATAATAAGCAAATTATTATCAGCTACCAAGACAACGGACCAGGCATAGAGAAAGAAAAACTATTGCATATTTTTGAGCCTTTCTTCACCACAAAACCTATAGGAAAAGGCCTTGGTTTGGGGCTTGCGATCAGCGCTAACTTGGCAAAAGACATGAATGGAACACTCAACGCGAGTCATAACAGTGACTCGCAACTGATATTCCACTTAACACTATTAAAGGCATGA
- a CDS encoding sigma-54 dependent transcriptional regulator has protein sequence MDNNNTNNPIEIWLLDDDDIVRSTTTQWLRLSDYKVKEFQNPQTLIDNFNVGLPCIVVSDIRMTPIDGLTLMDNCLTKEPELPFILITGHGDVDTAVNALRDGAFDFLEKPFDPNRLLQTVEKAIQLRKVQLQHANQSQYLGDLHGLEETIIGQHEQMIRVRQQIQTFASMDTHVIVYGKTGCGKELVAKALHDCSPRKAKPFVAINCAAIPAELFESELFGHEAGAFTSANKQRVGKLEYASGGTLFLDEIESMPLAMQIKLLRVLQENQLERVGSNNTIKIDLRVVAAAKNDLQTLEDFRQDLFFRLNVSQIHLPDLRNRGSDIPLLFEHFCRIAVKERGGELKQLSPIDHETLTLYGWPGNVRELRNVALRYALEPNTSVAKILAGYQAQDDIDTITPLPLSVKVQEFERSLIEASIRQQKGNIQLVLEQLQLPRRTLNQKMQKYGLNRTDYLN, from the coding sequence ATGGATAACAACAATACAAATAACCCAATTGAAATCTGGCTTTTAGACGATGATGATATTGTTCGCTCGACGACAACCCAATGGTTACGCCTATCTGATTACAAAGTAAAAGAATTTCAAAACCCTCAAACTCTCATAGACAATTTTAACGTGGGACTGCCTTGCATTGTTGTTAGTGATATCCGAATGACGCCCATAGATGGGTTAACACTGATGGATAATTGCCTAACCAAAGAGCCAGAATTGCCATTCATTTTAATTACCGGCCATGGCGACGTCGACACCGCCGTTAATGCGTTACGAGATGGTGCCTTTGACTTCCTTGAGAAGCCCTTTGACCCAAATCGATTATTACAAACTGTAGAAAAAGCCATTCAACTAAGAAAAGTTCAGTTGCAACACGCTAATCAATCGCAATACCTCGGTGACCTACATGGCCTAGAAGAAACCATTATTGGCCAACATGAACAAATGATTCGTGTCAGACAGCAAATCCAAACTTTTGCCAGTATGGATACTCATGTCATTGTTTATGGCAAAACAGGTTGTGGCAAAGAGCTTGTTGCAAAAGCGCTGCACGATTGCAGCCCCAGAAAAGCAAAACCCTTTGTTGCTATAAATTGCGCCGCCATTCCAGCTGAGCTTTTTGAAAGTGAACTATTCGGCCATGAAGCAGGCGCTTTCACAAGCGCTAATAAACAAAGAGTTGGTAAACTGGAATATGCCAGTGGTGGCACATTATTTCTAGATGAAATAGAAAGTATGCCTCTCGCTATGCAAATTAAATTACTGCGAGTATTACAGGAAAACCAGCTTGAGCGTGTTGGCAGTAATAATACGATCAAAATAGACTTAAGAGTGGTTGCGGCAGCTAAAAACGATTTGCAGACACTAGAAGATTTTAGACAAGATCTCTTCTTTCGACTAAATGTGTCCCAAATTCACCTTCCTGATTTACGCAACAGAGGCTCTGACATCCCCCTACTATTCGAACATTTCTGTCGTATAGCCGTTAAAGAGCGCGGAGGAGAACTTAAACAACTTAGTCCAATCGATCATGAAACACTAACATTATATGGCTGGCCAGGTAATGTTCGAGAACTTAGGAATGTCGCACTACGGTATGCTCTTGAACCCAATACAAGCGTTGCCAAAATCCTAGCAGGCTATCAAGCCCAAGATGATATAGACACCATCACCCCACTGCCACTTAGTGTAAAAGTACAAGAGTTTGAGCGTAGCTTAATTGAAGCCAGCATTAGACAACAAAAAGGCAATATTCAACTCGTGTTAGAACAGCTTCAACTACCACGTAGAACCCTAAATCAAAAAATGCAAAAATACGGGCTTAATAGAACCGACTATTTGAACTAA